A genomic region of Caldalkalibacillus uzonensis contains the following coding sequences:
- a CDS encoding ABC transporter permease: MSKHLFANTERLSRFIIRRDRIRIPVWLLALTTVTVATATAFTHLYPTQAERQALAEVMINPAMTAMVGPGYGLDHYTLGAMMAHQMLVFTAVIVGIMNILLVTRHTRADEEQGRIELIRSLPTGRLSHLAAAILVICGVNVLLALMHGFGLYLLNIDSMDLEGSLLYGAALGAIGIFFAAVTAFFAQLSESSRGTLGLSFAALGLAYLLRAIGDVSNETLSWLSPFGWVHGTEVYVNNVWWPIFLMIGTALVFAILAFYLNARRDLEAGFLPSKPGRKHASPFLQTPLGLALRLQRTGMIAWGIGLFILGASYGSVLGDTEAFFADNELMQEFLNPVEGMPLTEQFVAMLMSVISLFCTIPALMFVFKLKGEEKNNRTEHLIGRAVSRTRLLGSYFIIALVGGLLMLSLAAAGMGVAATAVMDSIPFGTFMQAALVYLPAMWVMIGIAVLLIGVAPQFSGFTWLYLIYSFMVVYLGGLFQFPDWMVNVTPFSHIPQLPVEEMAFTPVVMLTVIALVLIASGFIGYNKRDITG; the protein is encoded by the coding sequence ATGTCCAAACACTTATTTGCCAATACGGAAAGACTGTCTCGGTTTATCATCCGGCGGGACCGGATTCGTATCCCAGTATGGCTGCTCGCTTTAACGACAGTGACAGTGGCCACTGCAACAGCATTTACTCATTTATATCCTACCCAAGCAGAACGCCAAGCGCTTGCTGAAGTGATGATTAATCCGGCAATGACCGCAATGGTCGGCCCCGGCTATGGCTTAGACCATTATACATTAGGGGCCATGATGGCGCACCAAATGTTGGTGTTTACTGCTGTGATCGTGGGGATTATGAATATTTTACTCGTCACGCGCCATACGCGTGCGGACGAAGAACAAGGCCGTATTGAATTGATTCGGTCACTGCCGACGGGACGTCTGTCTCATTTGGCAGCCGCAATTTTAGTTATATGCGGGGTTAATGTGCTGTTGGCCTTGATGCATGGCTTTGGTTTATATCTGTTGAATATAGACAGCATGGATCTGGAGGGTTCATTATTATACGGTGCGGCCTTAGGTGCCATTGGCATTTTCTTTGCAGCTGTGACCGCCTTTTTTGCCCAGCTGTCTGAAAGTTCGCGCGGCACGCTGGGCCTGTCGTTTGCTGCCCTCGGTTTGGCCTATTTGCTCCGGGCCATTGGTGATGTGAGCAACGAGACGCTGTCCTGGTTATCACCGTTTGGCTGGGTTCATGGCACCGAGGTCTATGTCAATAATGTCTGGTGGCCCATCTTTTTAATGATTGGCACAGCGCTCGTATTTGCCATTCTGGCCTTTTATTTAAATGCCAGACGTGATTTGGAAGCGGGATTTCTGCCCTCGAAACCCGGTCGAAAACATGCCTCGCCATTTCTGCAAACGCCCTTGGGTTTGGCGTTAAGGCTTCAGCGAACAGGGATGATTGCCTGGGGGATTGGTTTATTTATATTAGGTGCGTCGTATGGTTCTGTACTGGGTGATACGGAAGCATTTTTTGCAGATAATGAATTAATGCAAGAGTTTTTGAACCCGGTCGAAGGCATGCCCTTAACTGAACAATTTGTAGCCATGTTGATGTCGGTGATATCCTTATTCTGTACCATTCCAGCACTGATGTTCGTGTTTAAATTGAAAGGGGAAGAGAAAAACAACCGGACAGAGCATTTGATAGGACGGGCGGTCTCTCGCACACGGCTGTTGGGAAGCTACTTCATCATTGCCCTTGTCGGTGGCCTGCTCATGCTGTCCCTGGCAGCGGCGGGAATGGGTGTTGCGGCAACGGCAGTCATGGATAGCATTCCGTTTGGGACGTTTATGCAAGCGGCATTGGTTTATTTGCCGGCGATGTGGGTGATGATTGGCATTGCCGTTCTGCTTATAGGGGTAGCGCCGCAGTTTTCCGGTTTCACTTGGCTGTATTTGATTTACTCCTTTATGGTTGTCTACTTGGGCGGGCTGTTCCAATTTCCGGATTGGATGGTGAATGTCACGCCTTTCAGTCACATTCCGCAGCTGCCTGTAGAAGAGATGGCCTTCACTCCGGTTGTCATGCTGACCGTGATCGCACTTGTGTTGATCGCCAGTGGATTTATCGGTTACAACAAACGGGATATTACGGGATAA
- a CDS encoding PAS domain S-box protein gives MNKEKWDNPTGAKGIEEVTGLLDHLPDAFFSLDHNWRFTYVNREAARILLKKREDLIGKCVWDEFPAVGLSFHEQYHRAMTEKMTVKFQEYYPPLDRWFDVRAYPSNCGLSVHFRDITINKRELDESKEHYKSLFEYHPDAVYSVDLQGNFMSVNQSFVKLFGYFVSEALQMNFEPLFDPEDLARTKRHFQLAVQGNPQNYDVTAISKDGKRIIVNVTNLPIFVNNEIIGVYGIAKDITERKLSEEKLRKSETRLALAQIIARLGSWEWNIKENFLFCSNELCKMMGVNPGDIDTYEKFIRFVHPEDRALVQQLVNESLLHRKPYNAVFRIQHPDKQEIFIHAIGEVYFDEQGEPVRMIGTSQDLTERVKAEELMRKSEKLSLAGQLAAGIAHEIRNPLTCIKGFLKLMQAGHQFKQEYIDVMHDELSRIETIVQELLLLAKPHHFKFELHEVQGLIKQVVTLLETEAIMKNVQIMTQFTETNLHIYCDHNQIKQVFINLIKNGIDAMPQGGKLLIKIEQEEDKVAIRFTDHGCGIPNEILNKLGQPFFTTKEKGTGLGLAVSYSIIENHKGTVNVSSTINEGTTFSVYLPLATN, from the coding sequence ATGAACAAGGAAAAATGGGACAATCCAACTGGGGCCAAAGGTATCGAAGAGGTTACTGGGCTGCTCGATCATCTCCCGGATGCTTTTTTTTCCTTGGATCATAACTGGCGTTTTACCTACGTGAATAGAGAAGCGGCAAGGATTTTATTAAAAAAGAGGGAGGATCTAATTGGTAAATGCGTTTGGGATGAATTCCCCGCCGTTGGTTTGTCGTTTCATGAGCAATACCATAGAGCCATGACTGAAAAAATGACCGTCAAGTTTCAAGAATACTACCCTCCACTGGATCGGTGGTTTGATGTACGTGCTTATCCCTCAAATTGCGGACTTTCCGTTCATTTCCGAGATATTACCATTAATAAAAGAGAGTTAGACGAAAGCAAGGAACACTATAAGTCCCTGTTCGAATATCATCCGGATGCTGTTTATTCCGTTGATCTTCAAGGCAATTTCATGTCGGTTAATCAAAGTTTTGTCAAGCTGTTTGGCTATTTTGTATCGGAAGCATTGCAAATGAATTTTGAACCATTATTTGACCCTGAAGACTTGGCGCGCACTAAACGTCATTTCCAACTGGCAGTTCAAGGGAACCCCCAAAATTACGATGTCACTGCGATCAGTAAGGACGGTAAACGCATCATCGTCAATGTGACAAATCTCCCAATATTTGTTAACAATGAGATCATCGGCGTGTATGGGATTGCCAAAGATATAACGGAACGGAAACTGTCAGAAGAAAAATTGCGCAAAAGTGAGACAAGGCTGGCTCTGGCTCAAATAATAGCCCGTTTGGGAAGTTGGGAGTGGAATATTAAGGAAAACTTCTTGTTCTGTTCAAATGAATTATGTAAAATGATGGGCGTAAATCCAGGGGATATAGATACCTATGAAAAATTTATTCGCTTCGTTCATCCTGAAGATCGTGCCCTTGTACAGCAATTGGTTAACGAATCATTATTACATCGAAAGCCCTATAATGCCGTTTTTAGAATTCAGCATCCTGACAAACAGGAGATATTTATACACGCTATCGGAGAAGTTTATTTTGATGAGCAGGGAGAACCGGTGCGCATGATCGGAACTAGTCAGGATCTTACCGAGCGGGTTAAGGCAGAGGAGCTGATGCGCAAGTCCGAAAAACTTTCGCTGGCAGGCCAGCTGGCGGCAGGTATCGCCCATGAAATACGCAATCCCTTAACGTGCATAAAAGGATTTTTGAAGTTGATGCAAGCTGGGCATCAATTTAAACAAGAATATATAGATGTAATGCATGATGAGTTGAGTAGAATAGAAACAATTGTACAAGAACTGTTATTACTGGCCAAGCCTCATCACTTTAAATTTGAGCTCCATGAGGTCCAGGGGCTGATAAAACAGGTGGTAACGCTGCTTGAAACTGAGGCCATCATGAAAAATGTGCAAATCATGACTCAGTTTACTGAGACCAATTTACATATTTATTGTGACCATAATCAGATTAAACAAGTATTTATTAATTTAATCAAAAACGGCATCGATGCCATGCCCCAAGGCGGTAAGCTTTTGATTAAGATTGAGCAAGAAGAGGATAAGGTGGCCATTCGTTTTACTGACCATGGATGCGGTATTCCAAATGAGATATTGAATAAACTGGGGCAGCCCTTTTTCACAACGAAAGAAAAGGGAACAGGTTTGGGACTTGCGGTGAGTTATAGTATCATTGAGAATCATAAAGGGACGGTCAATGTGTCCAGCACAATAAATGAGGGGACAACTTTTTCGGTGTATTTACCCTTGGCCACAAATTAA
- a CDS encoding SRPBCC family protein has translation MYRLQQTGYYGINQNLQPGYEFTLRTPYGPTPCKVLELEPPHRLSFSWGELWQVSFELKDVGGKTQFTLIHSGWGAPEEEMPGTGEKQAVVRDRMDNGWESIVLQELRKVVD, from the coding sequence ATTTATCGGTTACAACAAACGGGATATTACGGGATAAATCAAAACCTCCAGCCCGGATATGAGTTCACTTTGCGAACCCCTTACGGTCCCACGCCGTGTAAAGTGTTGGAACTAGAACCGCCTCACCGGCTCTCTTTTTCATGGGGGGAATTGTGGCAAGTGAGCTTTGAACTGAAGGATGTAGGAGGAAAAACCCAGTTTACACTGATTCATTCCGGGTGGGGAGCGCCGGAGGAAGAGATGCCCGGAACAGGAGAAAAACAGGCAGTGGTCCGAGACAGAATGGACAATGGTTGGGAATCCATCGTATTACAAGAACTGCGCAAGGTGGTTGACTAG
- a CDS encoding arsenic transporter — protein MSFETIFTIIIFGFTVFFLVWRPRGMNEALPTSIGAALIIMAGIVTLADTVEILNIISGAAITIIATIIMSLVLDSIGFFRWTAVNIIKKANGSGVLLYWYICLLCFLMTLFFNNDGSILITTPIIIQIVTILNLKPHQKMPYLFAGVLVATTSSSPIAVSNLANLIALRIVGLDINAYVALMFVPTIIGITVLTLLLYLFFKKDIPKKILALPDSDHISIQLNSMYGMDHSKKHNTLVVDKFHHPLKKDPNYLPEINWSLFRICITIVIFTRASFFLGSSFGIPLEWIAMFGAFLLILVRWYRNGTGAIDVLKKTPWYILIFAFSIYVIVHALHKIGLTFVLVTYFEGLISMSHFHAIFVTGILVAILSNIFNNIPAVMIGTLSLMEMGLDTHTMHLAYLANIIGSDIGALISPMGTLATLLWIYILRLNKIPITWGKYFRVAICVIPLSLLVCLLGLYLWSRLFI, from the coding sequence TTTTACAATTATAATCTTTGGATTTACCGTATTTTTCCTTGTATGGAGGCCCCGTGGGATGAATGAAGCACTCCCAACTTCTATTGGGGCCGCTTTAATTATAATGGCAGGTATCGTTACATTAGCGGATACTGTAGAAATACTCAATATTATTAGTGGAGCCGCCATTACCATCATTGCTACTATTATCATGTCACTTGTTCTCGACAGTATTGGCTTCTTTCGCTGGACAGCTGTCAATATCATAAAAAAAGCGAATGGTTCAGGTGTTTTACTTTATTGGTACATTTGTTTGCTCTGTTTTTTAATGACCCTGTTTTTTAATAACGATGGAAGCATCCTAATCACCACACCTATCATTATTCAGATCGTCACCATATTGAATTTAAAACCGCATCAAAAAATGCCCTATTTATTTGCCGGTGTTTTGGTTGCCACTACAAGCAGCAGTCCAATTGCAGTTAGTAATTTAGCTAATCTCATTGCATTGAGAATTGTGGGGTTGGATATCAATGCTTATGTCGCATTAATGTTCGTTCCAACCATCATCGGAATCACTGTTCTTACTTTACTGCTTTATCTATTTTTCAAAAAGGATATCCCCAAGAAGATCCTCGCTTTGCCGGACTCCGATCATATATCCATACAGCTGAATTCAATGTATGGTATGGACCATTCCAAAAAACATAACACACTGGTCGTTGATAAATTTCATCATCCTTTAAAGAAAGATCCGAATTATCTGCCAGAAATTAACTGGTCGTTGTTCCGTATCTGTATCACGATTGTGATATTTACGAGAGCAAGTTTCTTTCTTGGATCAAGCTTTGGAATTCCATTAGAATGGATCGCTATGTTCGGCGCTTTTCTTTTAATACTAGTCAGATGGTATAGAAACGGTACCGGAGCTATAGATGTGCTTAAAAAGACCCCTTGGTACATCCTTATTTTTGCCTTCAGTATTTATGTGATCGTACACGCCTTGCATAAAATTGGGCTCACCTTTGTACTGGTAACTTATTTCGAAGGGCTTATTTCAATGAGTCATTTTCATGCCATTTTTGTTACCGGTATTTTAGTTGCGATCCTCTCAAATATCTTCAACAATATACCTGCCGTCATGATTGGTACGCTTTCACTTATGGAAATGGGTCTTGATACTCACACGATGCACTTAGCCTATCTTGCTAACATTATCGGCAGTGATATTGGTGCGCTTATTTCACCGATGGGAACATTAGCCACTCTGCTATGGATATACATTCTGAGGTTGAATAAGATTCCCATTACATGGGGGAAATATTTCAGGGTCGCCATTTGTGTTATTCCACTTTCGTTGCTCGTATGCTTATTAGGTTTATATTTGTGGAGTCGATTATTTATCTGA
- a CDS encoding DUF4349 domain-containing protein produces the protein MVKKRMHTWYCSLVMALLVMISGCSASSGDMAGEAGDAKWITHEGQAESADTAIERSSAIREEEAAEAEAGSMDGDPERKIIREQYLHLDVQDLDQTLERVEKLVNRISGAYIESVEQWEVETPHRQAEYHAHVILRLPVGQAVSLLQEIETYGNVLRRSVHGQDVTVEYVDNESRLRNLTKHEERLLSLYDQAETIEDMLKLEKELSRIREQIETIQGRQQYLDRVTSTVRVTLDIRQVEEKEYLGAQDNKSVWHEAWAGLKQSVHNIGRLAQRGFVLLVTLIPYLIIVAVLGLPGYMLTTRLYRKRKTRGD, from the coding sequence TTGGTTAAAAAAAGAATGCATACCTGGTATTGTTCATTGGTGATGGCTTTACTGGTCATGATCAGCGGTTGTTCTGCTTCATCCGGGGATATGGCGGGTGAGGCCGGCGATGCAAAATGGATCACCCATGAGGGCCAAGCAGAGAGCGCCGATACGGCCATTGAGCGCTCATCAGCCATCAGGGAAGAAGAGGCGGCAGAAGCAGAGGCGGGAAGTATGGATGGAGACCCAGAGCGTAAAATTATCCGTGAGCAGTATCTCCATCTGGATGTGCAAGATTTGGACCAGACACTGGAGCGAGTCGAAAAACTTGTCAACAGGATATCCGGGGCATATATTGAAAGTGTCGAACAATGGGAGGTGGAGACGCCTCATCGCCAGGCAGAATATCATGCTCATGTGATTTTGCGGTTGCCGGTGGGGCAAGCGGTTTCTTTATTGCAAGAGATAGAAACCTACGGCAATGTGCTTCGCCGTTCGGTTCATGGGCAGGATGTGACCGTGGAATATGTGGATAATGAATCCCGCTTGCGCAACCTGACCAAGCATGAAGAACGTTTGTTAAGCTTATATGATCAGGCTGAAACAATCGAGGATATGTTAAAACTGGAGAAGGAGTTGTCACGGATCAGGGAACAAATTGAAACCATCCAGGGCCGGCAACAGTACCTAGACCGTGTTACATCCACTGTACGGGTCACACTGGATATAAGGCAAGTAGAGGAAAAGGAATACCTGGGCGCACAAGATAACAAATCCGTTTGGCACGAAGCCTGGGCAGGATTAAAGCAATCGGTGCATAACATTGGGAGGCTGGCTCAGCGGGGATTTGTATTACTGGTTACGCTCATCCCTTATCTGATCATTGTCGCAGTGCTGGGACTTCCAGGTTATATGCTCACCACCCGGCTCTACCGGAAGAGGAAGACAAGGGGGGATTGA
- a CDS encoding trimeric intracellular cation channel family protein produces MTWEVLNVIGTMAFAISGAIVAMREEYDLLGVYVLSFVTAFGGGAVRNVLLGLPVSLLWEQQMLFIIVFVVVSLLMVLPQLIIKPWNRWGHFFDAIGLSAFAIQGAMLASQAGHSLAAVIVAATLTGTGGGIIRDVLVGRKPLVFRDEIYALWAALAGFIVGMGWVIPPWTTYFLFVIVVVLRMVSVFYKWRLPKARAIQTSEEERRS; encoded by the coding sequence TTGACTTGGGAAGTGCTTAACGTGATCGGAACCATGGCTTTTGCGATCAGTGGAGCGATTGTGGCCATGCGTGAAGAGTATGATCTTTTGGGTGTGTATGTGCTCAGCTTTGTCACGGCGTTCGGCGGGGGAGCGGTACGCAATGTGTTGCTTGGTCTTCCCGTTTCATTGTTGTGGGAACAGCAAATGTTGTTTATTATTGTTTTTGTCGTGGTCAGTTTGTTGATGGTGCTCCCCCAGTTGATTATCAAACCTTGGAACCGCTGGGGCCACTTTTTTGATGCAATTGGTCTGTCTGCCTTTGCCATCCAGGGGGCTATGCTGGCCAGCCAGGCCGGGCATTCCTTGGCCGCTGTCATTGTGGCCGCCACGTTAACCGGAACAGGGGGAGGCATTATCCGTGATGTCTTGGTTGGGCGGAAGCCGCTGGTGTTCAGAGACGAAATTTATGCCCTGTGGGCGGCCCTGGCCGGCTTTATTGTTGGGATGGGGTGGGTTATTCCGCCTTGGACTACCTATTTTTTATTTGTGATCGTTGTGGTCTTGCGTATGGTTTCAGTTTTTTATAAGTGGCGGCTGCCAAAAGCAAGGGCGATTCAGACTTCAGAGGAAGAGCGAAGGTCATAG
- a CDS encoding ArsR/SmtB family transcription factor: MGARPKHDVFQAIADPTRRKLLRLLADKELPVTDISRNFPISRTAVSKHLRILWEAGLVQKHKVGRETRYKLQPDPLLELKRWLSYYERFWDNKMAALKHVVEDREADSVNHLLQIRKKHQSAE, from the coding sequence ATGGGAGCGCGGCCCAAACATGATGTGTTTCAGGCCATTGCCGATCCTACCCGGCGCAAGCTGCTCAGACTGCTGGCAGACAAAGAATTGCCTGTTACCGATATAAGCAGAAACTTTCCAATAAGCCGGACTGCAGTGTCGAAGCACCTGCGCATCCTGTGGGAAGCGGGACTTGTGCAGAAGCACAAAGTTGGGCGGGAGACGCGGTACAAACTTCAGCCTGACCCTTTGTTGGAACTCAAGCGCTGGCTGTCTTATTACGAACGTTTTTGGGATAATAAAATGGCTGCCCTTAAACATGTTGTGGAAGACAGGGAAGCAGACAGTGTCAATCACCTGTTGCAGATACGCAAAAAACATCAATCAGCGGAATAA
- a CDS encoding GDSL-type esterase/lipase family protein → MREDQRHPLLYVALGDSLTVGIGTLFKPGFVQQYKKKAEHALKRNIQLKSYAKNGATSTDIRHIMSNAQLQHDLQRAHLITLSVGGNDLRKASKPFLKTCHETVLQQALKEFRRNMSHIMTMISTLKKDQKQGYIIRLLEIYNPYPHLKVAEKWIKKFNQELKRFEEQPTVKVIPVYKAFKGREGQVLWIDRLHPNAKGYEVIAEELDKAGYYPLLKKKSDGLKL, encoded by the coding sequence GTGAGAGAAGACCAGCGTCACCCTCTCTTGTATGTGGCCTTGGGGGACTCATTAACAGTGGGCATCGGCACGCTCTTTAAGCCCGGTTTTGTTCAGCAGTATAAGAAAAAGGCTGAACATGCTTTGAAACGGAATATTCAGCTCAAAAGTTATGCCAAAAACGGGGCGACATCAACGGATATTCGGCACATCATGTCAAATGCCCAACTACAACACGACCTTCAACGCGCGCATCTTATCACTCTCAGTGTCGGTGGCAATGACTTGCGCAAGGCCTCAAAGCCTTTTTTAAAAACCTGTCATGAAACAGTCTTGCAGCAAGCTCTCAAAGAATTTAGAAGAAACATGTCCCATATTATGACCATGATCAGTACCTTGAAAAAAGATCAGAAACAGGGTTATATCATCCGGTTACTTGAGATCTACAATCCGTACCCGCACTTGAAAGTGGCAGAAAAATGGATAAAAAAATTTAATCAGGAGTTAAAACGGTTTGAAGAGCAGCCGACTGTCAAGGTGATCCCAGTCTATAAGGCCTTTAAAGGTAGGGAAGGCCAAGTGTTGTGGATTGACCGCCTGCACCCCAACGCCAAGGGATATGAAGTGATTGCGGAAGAATTGGATAAAGCAGGCTATTATCCGTTGCTCAAAAAGAAGTCTGACGGCCTCAAGCTTTAA
- a CDS encoding ABC transporter permease — protein sequence MDALTLGFWQVAAAYIFVLIVVLIFKFKNINKEKELLISVIRMTLQLILVGYILTFIFEEQNMIYTILSLAVMQTFAIHNIFQRVQCPLTPKMKGLIALSMTTGTLVSLFYFILVVVKVSPWYEPRYFIPLAGMMIGNAMTGITLGVDRLVEGMKSEQQRIEAALMLGATPQLATDPIVKHAFHSAILPTINSMVGMGIVFLPGMMTGQILAGASPLTAVQYQIAIMLGVTGSVALTVILFVQMGYKTFFNARVQLLRQDSES from the coding sequence GTGGATGCTTTAACATTGGGTTTTTGGCAAGTGGCAGCGGCTTATATTTTTGTTTTAATCGTGGTCCTGATTTTCAAATTTAAAAACATTAATAAAGAAAAAGAGCTGCTCATCTCGGTCATCCGCATGACCCTGCAGCTGATTTTGGTGGGGTATATTCTTACCTTTATCTTTGAAGAACAGAACATGATCTATACGATTTTGTCTTTGGCGGTGATGCAGACTTTCGCCATTCATAATATTTTTCAGCGTGTTCAGTGCCCTTTAACCCCCAAGATGAAAGGGTTGATTGCCCTCTCCATGACCACCGGCACCTTGGTCAGTCTGTTTTACTTTATTCTCGTGGTCGTTAAGGTGTCCCCCTGGTATGAACCCCGTTACTTCATTCCGCTGGCGGGAATGATGATCGGCAACGCCATGACCGGCATTACACTAGGGGTAGACCGGCTAGTAGAAGGGATGAAATCTGAACAGCAACGGATAGAAGCAGCCCTTATGCTAGGAGCAACTCCTCAACTGGCCACCGATCCCATTGTTAAACATGCGTTTCATTCGGCCATTCTGCCCACCATTAATTCAATGGTAGGCATGGGCATCGTCTTTTTGCCCGGGATGATGACGGGGCAAATTCTAGCCGGTGCTTCCCCGCTCACAGCTGTACAATATCAAATTGCCATCATGCTGGGGGTGACCGGCAGCGTGGCGTTAACTGTGATCCTATTTGTTCAAATGGGATATAAAACGTTTTTTAATGCGCGTGTCCAACTGCTCCGTCAGGACAGCGAAAGTTGA
- a CDS encoding DUF2642 domain-containing protein: MKTLNSYVGKIVDLEVSGKLFYTGFLVDVGDDIIVLNTGEKFLYLPFIHIHNIKLSKTEESEIEDSTASSAHIDTEADEVTYRKLLENARELFLEIYITENHTIHGYLINIMDDYFVFYSPVYHTMFISLDHLKYFTPYNPGLTPYSVGIEHFPVKPFNGSLAHNFEQQLKLLEGKFILLDLGQNPNKIGFFKKLECNTIQLTTANRETFHWNIRHIKTVHLP, from the coding sequence ATGAAAACTCTTAATTCCTACGTTGGAAAAATTGTAGATTTAGAAGTTTCCGGAAAGTTATTTTACACCGGTTTTCTTGTTGATGTTGGAGATGATATTATCGTCCTTAACACTGGAGAAAAATTTCTGTATTTACCATTCATCCACATACACAATATTAAACTGAGTAAAACCGAAGAAAGCGAGATAGAGGACTCAACCGCTTCATCTGCACACATTGATACTGAGGCAGATGAAGTCACTTACCGGAAATTATTAGAAAATGCCAGGGAGTTATTTTTAGAAATATATATAACAGAAAACCATACAATACATGGTTATCTTATAAATATTATGGATGATTATTTTGTATTTTATTCACCGGTCTATCATACCATGTTTATATCCCTTGATCATCTTAAATATTTTACGCCGTACAATCCAGGTTTAACTCCTTACTCTGTAGGCATCGAGCACTTTCCCGTTAAACCATTCAATGGCAGTCTTGCTCATAATTTTGAACAACAATTAAAGCTATTGGAGGGGAAATTTATTCTACTTGATTTAGGTCAAAATCCAAATAAAATAGGATTCTTTAAAAAATTGGAATGTAATACCATACAACTTACGACAGCTAACAGAGAAACGTTTCATTGGAATATCCGCCATATAAAAACAGTGCATTTACCTTAA
- a CDS encoding ABC transporter ATP-binding protein — translation MFILKNIRYKDILHIKSLHIPPRRITCIIGESGSGKTTLFKLLNHMISPDEGEIEYKGQSVEDMDPIQLRRQVIMVPQEPVVFGETVKDDLLAGLRFAEQPEVDDKQLKAILAVVNLHKDLADSVQYLSGGEKQRLALARALLINPDVYLLDEPTSALDEQTEETVMERIIGHIKKQDKTLVIITHSSFVANQYGEYVLKLKDGDLSVIKG, via the coding sequence ATGTTTATCCTAAAAAATATTCGTTATAAAGACATTCTTCATATCAAGTCCTTACATATTCCTCCCCGGCGCATCACCTGTATTATCGGCGAGAGTGGGAGCGGAAAAACAACCTTGTTCAAACTGCTCAACCACATGATCAGCCCAGACGAGGGGGAGATTGAATATAAAGGTCAGTCCGTCGAGGATATGGATCCTATACAGCTACGGCGGCAAGTCATTATGGTACCGCAGGAGCCCGTTGTCTTTGGTGAGACAGTCAAGGACGATTTACTGGCAGGCTTGCGTTTTGCAGAGCAACCTGAGGTGGATGACAAACAGCTCAAAGCAATATTGGCTGTGGTCAATCTGCACAAGGATTTAGCTGACAGTGTTCAGTATTTGTCAGGGGGAGAAAAGCAGCGGCTTGCTTTGGCCCGTGCCTTATTAATCAATCCCGATGTTTATTTGTTGGATGAACCCACATCTGCGCTCGATGAACAAACGGAGGAGACGGTGATGGAACGGATCATCGGCCATATCAAAAAACAGGACAAAACATTGGTCATCATTACCCATTCCTCATTTGTTGCCAATCAGTACGGAGAATATGTATTGAAACTAAAAGACGGAGATTTAAGCGTCATAAAGGGGTGA